In Bos indicus isolate NIAB-ARS_2022 breed Sahiwal x Tharparkar chromosome 19, NIAB-ARS_B.indTharparkar_mat_pri_1.0, whole genome shotgun sequence, the following proteins share a genomic window:
- the EPN3 gene encoding epsin-3 isoform X2 has protein sequence MTTSALRRQVKNIVHNYSEAEIKVREATSNDPWGPPSSLMSEIADLTFNTVAFAEVMGMLWRRLNDSGKNWRHVYKALTLLDYLLKTGSERVAHQCRENLYTIQTLKDFQYVDRDGKDQGVNVREKVKQVMALLKDEERLRQERTHALKTKERMALEGTGISSGQLGLSRARGSPSSYNSSSSSPRYTSDLEQARPQTSGEEELQLQLALAMSREEAEKEVRSWQGDDSPVANGAGAGAHRRWDREPERAEREEEEKLKTSQSSSLDLVDIFASASTLPSTHCSADPWDIPGLRPNTEPSGSSWGPSADPWSPVPSGSIMSQSQPWDLPPVLSSSEPWGRTPVLPAGPPTTDFWAQNSPHHKLPNNGAKPWGNLVETFNTPALDGSSTFDPLAKPPVSTETKEGLECTQALPSGKPSSPVELDLFGDHTPSVKQNGTKEPDAFDLDVLGEALAQSSRDTPARRTPESFLGPSASSLVNLDSLVKVPQAVKTRNPFLTGLSTPSPTNPFGGGDQSRRTLNQMRTGSPALSLTAGGPIGAPFGSMTYSASLPLPLSSVPAGVTLPASVSVFPQARAFTPPPSGSLPQPLLPTSGSAGPLNQTPLTDTNPFL, from the exons ATGACGACGTCAGCGCTGCGGCGCCAGGTGAAGAACATCGTGCACAACTACTCAGAGGCAGAGATCAAGGTGCGTGAGGCCACCAGCAATGACCCCTGGGGTCCACCTAGCTCGCTCATGTCCGAGATTGCCGATCTGACCTTCAACACGGTGGCCTTTGCCGAGGTCATGGGCATGCTGTGGCGGCGGCTCAATGACAGTGGCAAAAATTGGCGGCATGTGTACAAGGCGCTGACGCTGCTGGACTACCTGCTCAAGACAGGCTCTGAGCGGGTGGCCCACCAGTGCCGGGAGAACCTCTACACCATCCAGACACTCAAAGACTTCCAGTACGTCGACCGCGATGGCAAAGACCAGGGCGTGAACGTGCGCGAGAAGGTCAAGCAGGTGATGGCCCTGCTCAAGGATGAAGAGCGCCTTCGGCAGGAGCGCACCCATGCCCTCAAGACCAAGGAGCGCATGGCACTGGAGGGCACGGGCATCAGCAGCGGGCAACTTGGCCTCAGCCGTGCACGTGGTTCCCCATCCTCCTACAACT CCTCCTCCTCATCCCCCCGCTACACCTCAGACCTGGAGCAGGCCCGGCCCCAGACATCGGGAGAAGAGGAGCTGCAGCTACAGCTAGCCTTGGCCATGAGCCGAGAGGAGGCTGAGAAG GAGGTGAGGTCCTGGCAGGGAGATGACTCACCTGTGGCCAATGGTGCTGGAGCTGGAGCCCATCGTCGTTGGGACAGAGAGCCtgaaagagcagagagagaggaggaggagaagctgaAAACCAGCCAG TCCTCCAGCCTCGACTTGGTGGACATCTTCGCATCAGCTTCAACCCTGCCCTCCACACACTGCTCTGCTGACCCATGGGACATCCCAG GTCTCAGGCCTAACACAGAGCCCAGTGGCTCATCATGGGGGCCTTCGGCAGACCCCTGGTCTCCAGTTCCCTCAGGAAGTATCATGTCCCAGAGCCAGCCCTGGGACTTGCCTCCCGTGCTCTCCTCCTCTGAGCCCTGGGGCCGGACCCCAGTGCTGCCTGCTGGACCACCCACCACAGACTTCTGGGCACAGAACTCCCCCCACCACAAACTCCCCAACAATGGAGCCAAACCCTGGGGGAACCTGGTAGAGACCTTCAACACACCTG CGTTAGATGGTTCTTCGACCTTTGACCCATTGGCCAAGCCTCCAGTATCCACAGAGACCAAGGAAGGGCTAGAATGCACCCAGGCTCTGccctctgggaagcccagcagtCCTGTGG AGCTGGACCTGTTTGGAGACCACACCCCCAGTGTAAAGCAAAATGGCACAAAGGAGCCAGATGCCTTTGACCTGGATGTACTAGGGGAAGCACTAGCCCAGTCCAGCAGGGACACCCCAGCACGCCGGACTCCTGAGTCCTTCCTGGGCCCCTCAGCCTCCTCCTTGGTCAACCTTGACTCATTAGTCAAGGTGCCCCAGGCTGTAAAGACCAGGAACCCCTTTCTAACAG GTCTCAGCACTCCATCCCCCACCAACCCGTTCGGCGGGGGCGATCAAAGCAGGCGGACTCTGAACCAGATGCGCACAGGATCGCCAGCGTTGAGCCTGACGGCCGGTGGGCCGATCGGGGCGCCCTTTGGCTCCATGACCTACagtgcctccctgcccctcccgctCAGCAGCGTGCCGGCCGGCGTGACCCTCCCTGCCTCGGTCAGCGTTTTCCCCCAAGCCCGCGCCTTCACGCCACCGCCCTCCGGGAGCCTGCCACAGCCTCTGCTGCCCACCTCGGGCTCCGCCGGACCGCTCAACCAGACCCCTCTGACGGATACCAACCCTTTCCTTTGA
- the EPN3 gene encoding epsin-3 isoform X1, with the protein MTTSALRRQVKNIVHNYSEAEIKVREATSNDPWGPPSSLMSEIADLTFNTVAFAEVMGMLWRRLNDSGKNWRHVYKALTLLDYLLKTGSERVAHQCRENLYTIQTLKDFQYVDRDGKDQGVNVREKVKQVMALLKDEERLRQERTHALKTKERMALEGTGISSGQLGLSRARGSPSSYNSSSSSPRYTSDLEQARPQTSGEEELQLQLALAMSREEAEKPVPPTSHRDEDLQLQLALHLSRQEQEKEVRSWQGDDSPVANGAGAGAHRRWDREPERAEREEEEKLKTSQSSSLDLVDIFASASTLPSTHCSADPWDIPGLRPNTEPSGSSWGPSADPWSPVPSGSIMSQSQPWDLPPVLSSSEPWGRTPVLPAGPPTTDFWAQNSPHHKLPNNGAKPWGNLVETFNTPALDGSSTFDPLAKPPVSTETKEGLECTQALPSGKPSSPVELDLFGDHTPSVKQNGTKEPDAFDLDVLGEALAQSSRDTPARRTPESFLGPSASSLVNLDSLVKVPQAVKTRNPFLTGLSTPSPTNPFGGGDQSRRTLNQMRTGSPALSLTAGGPIGAPFGSMTYSASLPLPLSSVPAGVTLPASVSVFPQARAFTPPPSGSLPQPLLPTSGSAGPLNQTPLTDTNPFL; encoded by the exons ATGACGACGTCAGCGCTGCGGCGCCAGGTGAAGAACATCGTGCACAACTACTCAGAGGCAGAGATCAAGGTGCGTGAGGCCACCAGCAATGACCCCTGGGGTCCACCTAGCTCGCTCATGTCCGAGATTGCCGATCTGACCTTCAACACGGTGGCCTTTGCCGAGGTCATGGGCATGCTGTGGCGGCGGCTCAATGACAGTGGCAAAAATTGGCGGCATGTGTACAAGGCGCTGACGCTGCTGGACTACCTGCTCAAGACAGGCTCTGAGCGGGTGGCCCACCAGTGCCGGGAGAACCTCTACACCATCCAGACACTCAAAGACTTCCAGTACGTCGACCGCGATGGCAAAGACCAGGGCGTGAACGTGCGCGAGAAGGTCAAGCAGGTGATGGCCCTGCTCAAGGATGAAGAGCGCCTTCGGCAGGAGCGCACCCATGCCCTCAAGACCAAGGAGCGCATGGCACTGGAGGGCACGGGCATCAGCAGCGGGCAACTTGGCCTCAGCCGTGCACGTGGTTCCCCATCCTCCTACAACT CCTCCTCCTCATCCCCCCGCTACACCTCAGACCTGGAGCAGGCCCGGCCCCAGACATCGGGAGAAGAGGAGCTGCAGCTACAGCTAGCCTTGGCCATGAGCCGAGAGGAGGCTGAGAAG CCGGTTCCCCCAACCTCCCACAGGGACGAGGACTTGCAACTGCAGCTGGCTCTGCACCTGAGCCGGCAGGAGCAGGAGAAG GAGGTGAGGTCCTGGCAGGGAGATGACTCACCTGTGGCCAATGGTGCTGGAGCTGGAGCCCATCGTCGTTGGGACAGAGAGCCtgaaagagcagagagagaggaggaggagaagctgaAAACCAGCCAG TCCTCCAGCCTCGACTTGGTGGACATCTTCGCATCAGCTTCAACCCTGCCCTCCACACACTGCTCTGCTGACCCATGGGACATCCCAG GTCTCAGGCCTAACACAGAGCCCAGTGGCTCATCATGGGGGCCTTCGGCAGACCCCTGGTCTCCAGTTCCCTCAGGAAGTATCATGTCCCAGAGCCAGCCCTGGGACTTGCCTCCCGTGCTCTCCTCCTCTGAGCCCTGGGGCCGGACCCCAGTGCTGCCTGCTGGACCACCCACCACAGACTTCTGGGCACAGAACTCCCCCCACCACAAACTCCCCAACAATGGAGCCAAACCCTGGGGGAACCTGGTAGAGACCTTCAACACACCTG CGTTAGATGGTTCTTCGACCTTTGACCCATTGGCCAAGCCTCCAGTATCCACAGAGACCAAGGAAGGGCTAGAATGCACCCAGGCTCTGccctctgggaagcccagcagtCCTGTGG AGCTGGACCTGTTTGGAGACCACACCCCCAGTGTAAAGCAAAATGGCACAAAGGAGCCAGATGCCTTTGACCTGGATGTACTAGGGGAAGCACTAGCCCAGTCCAGCAGGGACACCCCAGCACGCCGGACTCCTGAGTCCTTCCTGGGCCCCTCAGCCTCCTCCTTGGTCAACCTTGACTCATTAGTCAAGGTGCCCCAGGCTGTAAAGACCAGGAACCCCTTTCTAACAG GTCTCAGCACTCCATCCCCCACCAACCCGTTCGGCGGGGGCGATCAAAGCAGGCGGACTCTGAACCAGATGCGCACAGGATCGCCAGCGTTGAGCCTGACGGCCGGTGGGCCGATCGGGGCGCCCTTTGGCTCCATGACCTACagtgcctccctgcccctcccgctCAGCAGCGTGCCGGCCGGCGTGACCCTCCCTGCCTCGGTCAGCGTTTTCCCCCAAGCCCGCGCCTTCACGCCACCGCCCTCCGGGAGCCTGCCACAGCCTCTGCTGCCCACCTCGGGCTCCGCCGGACCGCTCAACCAGACCCCTCTGACGGATACCAACCCTTTCCTTTGA